DNA from Vitis vinifera cultivar Pinot Noir 40024 chromosome 19, ASM3070453v1:
ttatttaataagttaagataactttaagttaaatcaTTTAAGTTTTTTAGTGATTAagatattaaattgattaatcaaaatcatttttaattttaaattataatataaagttaTTTTACAAGAATATTTCGTATGCTCTAACAATGTTTGAAGGTTAAATACTTAAAAACAAAGATTAAGAGTAATAATTTGAACACGGGTGTCGCGCTTGTCGAATTTATTTACATTTAGAAAAGGAGAAGGAGACTATATCTTTAATGAATGATTGTGAGGAACATgcatcatttatatattaatgataCTAATGATATTGTTAGTAGTTGAAGCAGCAATCAGGGGGGCGTTGAGGAGTAAGTGGATGTCTAGGGTCTTCCTAACATCCAGCATTGTTGAATTCAACTAGACTGGTGACTGGTCCTGGCCCTGGTCCTCCTCCCTCAAGCTAAGTGTTGAATCAAAGCTGTGACTAACTACAACCCATTAAAGAAATGAATGGGAAGAGACACTGTTGGACATGattgataaaataaacaatatagaGGGAGTAGAATCACTTTACATAACCATtatattgtttttctctttGTCTCTCCCTTAACCACTTGGCcattggagagagagagagggagagagagagagagagagagatcggTCTGAATGGAATTGTGATTTTGTGATTGTGGAAGTACTATTATTGGGTGcaatggttcttttgtgggttattattgttatttattttcttgGGAAGTGGCTGTTTTCTTTTCAAAAGTGCTGATGATGGTGTTAAAAGAAAATGGGAGATAGTGAAATTACTTAGACCAAATTCCAAGTCCCATATCAAAGTGAATTTTCTCCAATTTCTCCTAAGGAGGACAAGATATAAGATCGAATGCAATCTGCAAGCCACCAAACCAGCatacaaaataaacaattaGGCAGCTGCCCCATTATGAGAGGTTGGGCTTCTAGATTACCACTCAGGGAATATTCCCCAACTTCATTTAACCCAGTTCAGCCCAAATTCAGCCTCAGAATTGAGGCCCCACCAATTAAGACCCAACCCAAGTTCAGCCCATGAGTTCTTTCTTTGTAATCACGGCTGTATTGGCCTGTAAACTTCAGAAATAATGGGGCATTGGGAGTAGACTGGTCAAGTGAAGCTATTAAAATGTCTCATCTTCTATACTAGGCCTCAGTGCCAAATTTTTGGTTAGTTTGGCCTGTTATACAAAAGTGTTTGATTCAAGTTCAACTAGACTTTCTAATGCTTAAGGAATTGGAAGTCGTCGAGGATCAAACATAGCCATGATAGCTTAGCCCTTATATGGCATATGAGGGTAGCTGGTTGCTAGATGTTAGAGCTATCAATCATGTCACAAATGAATTGACTAATCTCAATATTGAAGCAATTGACTACATATGGGAAAAGGTAGGGGTGGGAATTTGCTTAATCGGGTCAAAAACCTAGATATTCTTATGTACATAGATTAACTCAAACCAATAATGAaaggattaaaaatataaaatcaaatattatctaACTATTAAATAATTGACAAGTAATTTAACATATTCAATAATCAAATtctcttatttatatgttagaCTGAgttaaattttatgtaattttatatgattaatattttaacaaaatatatttataactcaatcgatttatttatttacaaaaaaatttaaaaacgagtcaaatatatattaaataatttaaatttataattaaattaatcaatataattattaaataagtaaattcaCATCAAATTCATATTAAGTGATTAACCTAAAAATTGTctatttattaaacatgttataCAAGTCGACACCAATTTGACCTAAACCAGATTATACTCAACCTAAACTCACAAAAAGTGTGTTGAGTTCAAGTTATGTTATCGGATCGTATGAAATTTTATCACCTTTAAAAAACAATACATAAGTTTTAAAATCtgtttggtaataattttagaaaatatttctaatatttttaatacttaaaattttttatcattcaagtattcgaaatattaaaaacgtttcgtaaaatcattaccaaacacaTTCTTAATCTATTTATatctcattaattttttttttttcaaaatatcagtaTAATATTTTGAGGATATCCAACAATGATATTTTGGCTGCTCTATGCACATACTTGATCTTAGACATTTATTTCTCCACAAGCTTCACTACCATCTTCGAGTTTCaatcaaacacaaaaaaaaaccttcattATTTTCGATTTTCATTTGGGTAATGAACAGTGCCACCTTTCATGGCGAAAagagatgaaaaaataaataaataaactgcgTGACCCACTATGGAAATGAGTAGAGAAAGAGGTGAAACTATTTAGGAGCAAGGGTGAtataatcttttaattttttttatttatttatttttattgtgaaCAACTCTATTTTGTATgtagtattttaattttctttgattatgAACCTATTTACATAACTTTATTTTGTATGTAGTCTTTCTTATGTTGTTAAGAAAACAAGccttagataatttttttttctctctttgattCTTTGAATCTCATAAGTTTAATGTCTATTTCAATACACtcctgttttctatttttaaaattagacaataattataattttatgtaagatataatttttgtttttagaatttttaaaaaaaaatttatttgagaaataaaaaaaaaattactatcccaaattttagaattttaaaaatataagataaatcaatattttttttagaaaatattttgtttttatataaattttataattattttttttaaaaaaattaagaagtgTATTAAAACAAATAGTTAGTTAAAGTCATTCTAATAAATGAttcacaaagaaaatgaaaaattataaattacacTCTTTCcactaaaaaacatttttgtcaAAACCTCTAGGCCAAGGGATAATCTTAAATGTACAGTTTATATGAGGACTAGCCTCCTAAAAGATGATGGAGGCATGTAAAGGTTTTCTCAAACTAGATGAAGATTAGCCCTTGAGTGCAAAGGTAGGAGGGAGCTTGACTGCATGACCCGCCTATTGAGTAAGGACAAAAGTAAACCTTAGTGATCTAACAGTGCTAAGTATAAGGGTCATCGTTTAATAGATAAAAGTTACTTTAAGGATAACAAGTTAATCTCCCCCGAGAGTTCACATTGACGggttataatatatttaaaggGTTGGGTTGTTCGCCCGTTAAAATAGTACGTAACCTGGATTTAGAATGTTGTGAGATAGTTTAATCCATATTTGGTGTGGACATTAAAACATTGAAAGGACATTTTCTTAGTATGAAAATTGTATAAAGGATGCACCTTTAGCATACCAATTATTGTGTCTTCAGTAAAAGCTAGGTAGCCAAGTGTTAAGTGAATTGAATAACTGGTAAAAGCATTTAAGTAGTAAGTCCATCCTAAGATGAGTGCTCTTCTATTCCGACATCCCTAGAGCCTTTGATAGTATAGAGACAGCAACAAATTTTCTACCCCCGCAAAGCAATCCAATTCAGCAAAATAgagtaaaattaattaatacaaagaagaaaaataaataaatgatacaTCTGCAATAATATTTAGAAGTAAAGGGGGAATAACTTATAACCAAAATTCATCCTTTATTGTAAcatgcattataaatattataaaaatattaaatttggcATTGGTCCAAACCTAACTCAAATTAAGTCTagattgaaaaattttaaatcaaactcAATCCAAGAATTGAAAATGATTATCTATACAACCCAAATGTTGGGTTGGGTTAGGGCTGGATAGGTGAACCTAACTACAGGAATAAAACAAACAGAAAAAGTTCAAGTACAAACGAAGGATATTCAACGGCGTCGTTTTGAGGAGCCACCTACCTGAAATGTGACTTGGGCTCAGCCCAAGAACCAGAAAAAAAATCCGGGGCCCAGGGGGTCAAACATAAATATCAACTCCAAACCTCATCTCTGCAATTCACTTCTCTCCAATGGCGACCACATATACCACCACCTCCTTCACTTTCAAAACCCTAATCTCCTCCTCCCACCCAAACCCTAGGTCCACTGTTCAACTCGCTTTTCCCCTCCGATTCAACTCAATCTCTCGCCCGCGACTCACCTCCCGCTCTGGCGCCGTACGTCCGATTCGAGCCGCCGTTAGCGATGGCGAGTACTCATCGAAGCGGAGCAGCAGCAATGAACCTAGAGAAACGATTATGTTACCCGGCTGTGACTATAACCACTGGCTCATTGTCATGGAGTTCCCCAAAGACCCGGCTCCCACGAGAGAGCAGATGATCGATACGTATCTCAACACGCTCGCTACTGTACTGGGAAGGTACTCTCTCTTGCGATTCGCTTTTTCCTGTCCTCTGTTTGATTGTCGAGAAaatgacatgaaagaaaaaggaaatgattAGGCATTTGAACTTGTTATGGGATAATAGCGTGTTCCTTGTATTGAATTTTCATTCCATGGTTGTGGTTTGtctttaattaaagaaaaatgattcatttCCCGAAATGCTTAGAtgtattttgatataaattttcacaaaatcagGGTTATTTATGCTGTATGTGTAATGGAATAAGAGAAGGGGCGAGTTTGCTGGACCTATAGCATGGCTTGGTATTAAGAGGGAATCTTGGAAATGAAATGTTGGACTCTCCAATGAGATCTGAGATTCGATATTACTCAGTGTTGACCTAACCTACCATTTTATAGGTTTAATACAATCTTTGTGTTAGTCAATTCAGGGAacctcttttttctcttttaggctatgtttggttcctaggaaattcaagttaaaatgcaaagaaaagaaaaacaatgagaAGAGCAGAAAATATCAAGGAAAGTTAAAGGaaggaaaaagtgaagaaaaataagagataaaaataaatttggagtcAATAAATGActacatatttcttgttttgaGAGGGTTATGATTGGTTCATCAAATGAACCCCTTATTGCATGTTGGGTTCAAAATCTTTTCTTGGGTTGACATGGAAACATGTTAGTTGTATCTTCAAGATTTTAGAAAGCAATCAGTGGGAAGAGTGGAAGCCATAGATGGGAAGAGAATGAATATTCTTCCtgcttttttcccttcttttttttttttttgtctttttcactTTAAGTGCCATGTTAATTTGAAGATGATGATACAACAAATGCATCTAAAAGCTCCAGTGTGTAGGCTAAGCTAGATTGAGTTGTATAGAGTACTGCCATTTGATGCTTCAATAACATGGCCCTATGCACTGAactaatgaatttcaaattgtAACTCTTTGAGGATAAAAGAAGAGTGTTGAACTTTTTCAAACTAGGGAGATTGTTGAGTGTGTTTTACCTGATGGTTCTTTGTTCTTGATCTCACCTGGGCGTTTTCTGCACAGCATGGAAGAAGCAAAGAAGAATATGTATGCTTTTAGCACCACCACATATACTGGGTTCCAATGCACTGTGTCTGAAGAAACATCTGAAAAATTCAAGGGTAGGTGAATATTGCCAGTGCTTGATTGTTCAATAGACGGTCCCTTGCATGGGTTTTGGAGAATCACTTTGCACTGTTTCCTTATTTATGTAGGGTTGCCTGGCGTTCTTTGGGTGCTGCCAGATTCATACATAGATGTTAAGAATAAGGATTATGGAGGTTGGTTTGTTCAACTCTTTGGTGAAATTAAGGAACGGTTTTACTTTATTGCTGTGGCTAATGGTCATACTATCTCCCCTTTTCATCTTGTGGGTTTTTAGGTGATAAATACATAAATGGGGAGATCATTCCTTGCACATACCCTACTTACCAGCCAAAACAACGAAGAGAATCAAAATATGAGAGCAGAAGATATGAAAGACGAAGAGATGGCCCTCCTGCTGAAAAAAGACGACCACGACAAGAAGCAAGCCGCTCAGAATCAAATTCTGGATGAGGTATTCAATTTTAGATACCTCGCATGTTTCTATAAATCGTATTGTTATGATTTGTATGGTAACTGTTCTTTATTTTGTATTGGCAgttcattaatatttttctctaGAGGTGGCTGTTACACTGATCTACAATGGATAATGGTTAGTTACATATGAGGACATTTGTCAGTGGATACTCAAATCCGTCCTTAGATTTTTGTAGAGTTCAGGTTATATGGTTGTCGGGCGATGGAAAATGTTCTGTTAGCCTGTAAGAACTTTGATGGAAGATAACACTTGAGGAATATTTAGTTAATCCAAATCTATCTCTTTAATGGTATCTCATTTGTGTGATCAAACTATTCCCGTGTAGTTTAGCTTTGGAAGTATGATATTTAGATGTATGGATTGAACTAATTGTGGAATTTGATAGGCACCTGGACTTTCATGCTTCTGTTCTTGTACTGTTAGATTTGGCATTAGACATTGAGCTATTGTTCCATTTACCATTTCCTTGCATCATTCCTCTTGTTGCCTGCAAAAGTTCCATGCATAATTGTTAATCATGTAATGGAGACTCTTTTACATGGTGAATTATGCAGGGTACCAATAATGGGTGGTCCAAGAGGTGGGTGATCTCCTCATTGGTCCTGATTGAAATGAATGGTTAGGACATATTTTTATCTTCTTGTTTGGATGCTATATCATTTCTTTTCATCAGTACGAGTGATTATATGATTTCTTATGCTCCAAAATTCCTTTTTCCCCTGTTCTTGCCTCAATTTCCATGGTCTGATCCACCTATTGGTTAAAAAGATAAATAGGACTTGGcaaaaataaggagaaaaaaaaaggaggggggGAAATTATGGGGTCTGTTATATTAATTGTGAACTGTATTTTAGaacttaaaaatggaaaattgtgtttagaaaatggatttttgttattaaaaacagaaaaatagtaTTTATAACATAGCAACTTTCTAACAAATCCCCAAGAGAGCAATAACAAAATTGACACGTGTAAGTTACAAATGAACCCTAGTCTCCAAGATGAATGGTAGGCAATTAACCACTGGTATATTAGGGACAGgtaataaagtttatattatataatatttaattatttaataaaaattattaaaaatagtaagttaataaaaaaatataatcttttgataattcataaaatattctttatgaaaaacttgcaaaaatatttatttccttaaaatgaattaaacaatcTATTATGGAAAGTATTTTCAACATGTTTTATAGCTTTcttaaattactaaaactttcaaaaatatttttgtaatattttttttatcataaattctcTAATACCCGAAAGAATTGTTATTTGATTTCTTATCTTTGAACTATTCATGTCCAAATTAGATGGTTTCCTTCTTGTTTCCAAGAGGAGAATTTGGAGGATCATCTTAGATATTGTTCTCCTTCTCTTGTAGTTTTCATTCTCATGGGGAGAGATTAGAGAATCACTTGTATCAAAACTAAAAGGATAGTTCCAAAAGGAATAACACTCTTATTAGGAACaaccaatttaaataaatggttttaagaaaatcttctcatgaaaatttattaatgcaatataataaataacatataataaactaaaaaataattaaacaaatatttctCCATAAAGAATCTTGTTGCATATcttgtaattaaaatttgaataaaatctaaattatcATAATAGCCCTAGAATCAAAATTAGGGTTAGTTAATAAAACCCTAAACTAAAAACTCCCAAAGAGCCATTTTTGCCCCCTCCATGTTGCCTTCATTGTCGCCTTTAGCACTGGAGCTCTAATCTAAGCACATGTTGCCTTCATTGTCGCCTTTAGCACTGGAGCTCTAATCTAAGCACTTGAGCTCTTATCTAGGCACACTCAAGCTCTTCAACTAGATGGTGTCAACCAGCACTTGTTGCTTCAATTAGCCATATCCCCTTGGTTTTAACTCCAATTTGTGAATCATTTAAAGCTTTGGATTGGTAACTTtctaagcttcaaaaccatatgtggCTTGCCTTATGAAATGTATGGAAGACACCCTCGATTTTGAGTCAAATTCAGGGTTGTGATTCCatccaaaaacttttttttttttttagaatgattTGATCGCTTCCATCTTCTCCCAAGGttacataaattgataaaaaaatgaacttttataaggaaaagaaaagtcctATACTCTTTTCAAATTGAAGTTTACAACCAATCTATTAATGTAAATAATGGATTTttacaacaaagaaaaattttataccTCTTATGGGGCTTACAACCCAtctggagaaaaaaaatatttatattcatttaatcaCAAATATGTTCATCATATTAATATCAatacacatttttttatatctttaggCTATAGGGTGAATAAACAACCTTGTAAGAAAAATGAGCATTCCTTAAAATAGATCTAACATGCAAAATCCTAACTTAGGGATTTAACATTAGTTGTTGGGAACTTTGAATTACTTTGCTCCTTGGCTCTATATCAATAAAGTGCATGCAACTATCCCAATGGCACTCACTTTAGACCTATCATAGttgaaataaatgattttaaaaaccattataaaataaagatttagtGTTGGAAAGCTCAAACTTGCAATTTGGATGTTTTTAAATCGATTTTCATCCGATGGAAACTTGAAAACTACAATGGTCGTTGTATAACTCATCTATCCAACAATCTTCCACCTTATCTCTCCCTTCACAAGTCTTGGCATAAGAAAAAGATATCCTTCTCTctggaatttcaaaaaattgaattacAAGACTAAAGCTCTCTCCCCTAAAGGGGTTTAGATAAGCTTCTTTGTGGGCTTAAGCGATTTAAACTCAAATCAAGTTTGGGTTACATAATCCAACCCATTTAGATTCTAATGAATTAATTAGTCCATTTCAAAAAgtcaattcataagatctaatACATTTTTACGTTTTTACTTAAACTTTCTTATATACACTTATGAATTATATGCCCAATGAACTAAAATCTTGAGTGGAACCACTAGGACATATAGAAAAATACTAGTTAACTTGTTTGTGCGTATTATGGTTTCCTGGGCCAAACCGCTTGAAATCTCATTCAAGTGGGCTTGGGCCCCATGGGGCATCAATCTCCCACTTTCCTATCAATAAGCCTATGAGGCTAATTAAGTGAGGCAATAcaaacccaaaaaaagaaaaaaaaaaaggtttcaatCCCTTGCCGGTATGGGATTTACACCATTGCCTTTTCTTTCGTGGAATTTACACCATTTGCTTTTTCTTTCGAAAAGGCACACTCTTCCAACATCGTACTCCTCCGCCAACCCTTTGCTCATACATTGCTTTCGTCCTCCTTCCTACTCTTTTACTAACTTGACTGTGGAAGGGAAGATCGTACAGGTGTACCCCAACCTTCCGTCATAACAGGTTATGTTGCACAAGAGCCATGCCCGCCTTCCAGTTTGATGAGGGGGTTGTTGAGCTCACCATTCGAATGAGTCTCCGACCCCGTTGAGCCAACAATCCTCATGCATTTTGCAACTTTATTCTCTCTCTTCATAACCTCTCTGCTGCACAAACTACCCATCGGCTGATACATCCCCATGTAACAACTATGCATTCATGCCTTCAATTCGACAAACCCCTCAGCCAATGCACAACCAACCAAACAGCTCACCAGATCCTATATCCATGTTGAAACCCACTACACATTGctgtttttaattttgacaGGCTGAGAAGCCATTTCCACGCCCTCTGCCACCATGTATCAGTTGATCAGCTTCTGAAGAGAAGCTCTGCAACCGCCTCAAGGGCCAATACCCATTAAGAAAAAGCAGAAAGCCCACCATGGAAAAACCACGACAGTCACTTTCTCCTTATCCACATGATGCCAGTCAAAGCTCTGTACCACTTTTAAGAGGAATGGCTCGTCAATATCATGACCAAAGACTGGCTCCGCCTTTGATCCTACCCCACTCTTACGCCTACTCTGCTTCCCTTCCAAGTTCCAACTGGAAGTCACTATATCCGGTATCCACTACCAAATTACGTAAGAAGAGGGGAAAGTAGGACAAACCTAAGACAAGCCAATGATTTCatataagaaaatatgtgaaaaaGAAACCACTTTTTCCCTTTGGATTTTACTACATTGGATTCACTATAAATTTGGTATGGAGAATACCAATGACCCGTGATTGATTCTGTGGATGCACTCACATGACTGACCAATCCCATGTCTGGACACCATCATACCTATTTATTATTCACTAATATCATTTCACAACTTTTTTAATTCAAAGTCTatgatttttatattcataGGTTGTTAGGCTTTGTGGGTGTGCCACAGTTTCCTCTTTGGcgtttttgttttcaataatcTTGCTTCAGCTTCGGAGGAATATCAATCATTACCACCAATTGCCATCTCTTTTCTCCATGTCCTTCCattattattgttttgtttttcctaaAAAATGGGGATTTTATTTCAAATGGTACAATTTGTTTCCATTCgtaaatatttagttttattttagttctctttttttttaatatatttgtaattttttacaaaaaaaaaaaaaattaattccaaaatactcgaaaaaaatagtttgaagtgatttttttttttttctaatttttcttttttaactttttttctttctaaaatttCGAAATTTACCATCTTGGTCCACTAATTATTGAAAAGCTGAGTTCTATACCACGCGTGGGGAACCCCCATAATCCACACGTGGGCCATTTCCAACTGGCAACCGGCTCTCCCAGCCCATGCTTTCCCAGAGGGCCAAAACAAACGAATCAACGAACCTGCAAAAGGGGTACCCGGTTTCACTCGCCTCCACGTGTCATAAATAATGAGGCCGTGGGGTGCCACACATACAGGCCCCTCTGCCCTATAATCATCACCAATTTTACCCTTTTATTCCCAAAATGACCCTGCCAGTGACCCACAGTGGCAAAACGGCGAATAACAGATATTCCCGTGCCTTCTTATTTATAAGTCTTCAGAACTTCGTAATTTCCTCCGAGCGTTAAGCTTCCGTTGCCATTCAGATCTGGCACAGATTCCACGGAACCGAATCGTACCTAAAATAACCATAGGCTAGAATATTACCATTTTACCCTCCACTTGGGTCTAAAACTTCTGGAATACCACTTGTGACCATCGGAGTACATTGGCTGCTGCCGTTACACGGCTAAGAGCACAAAATCCGGGAGATATGTTGATTGACGAAAATGCCCTTGTGTGGTAACCTTGGTTGGGTTAAGTTGTCTGCAATGGGTTAAAGAGCAGACCAGCTTCTACTATTGCATGGTTGACATGTATATATCATGCAAACAGACGGGACCCactttgggattttttattcatttatttttttcatattttactttttctttctctttctgttGAGAAAACAACAAATTTGCATTGAATTTTTAAAGGCAAGCAAGTAAGAAGGTGCCACTCCATGCAAAGCATGAGCTTTGTCTTCAGGCGATaaccctttttaaaaattttatttatattttttgggtTGGTAATAAAgactaaattcaaaatttgacctTAACCCCtttagaatatttattttgaggttattttaggaaaaaaaaattaattaagggaCAACCCAagatgccaaaacccttttataAGCCAAATAAATGACGCATTAGAAAACAAATCATGGAACCCTAATCAACCACCGGGGCAACCACCGCCGGAGGGCAGTTaagt
Protein-coding regions in this window:
- the LOC100255654 gene encoding multiple organellar RNA editing factor 9, chloroplastic; its protein translation is MATTYTTTSFTFKTLISSSHPNPRSTVQLAFPLRFNSISRPRLTSRSGAVRPIRAAVSDGEYSSKRSSSNEPRETIMLPGCDYNHWLIVMEFPKDPAPTREQMIDTYLNTLATVLGSMEEAKKNMYAFSTTTYTGFQCTVSEETSEKFKGLPGVLWVLPDSYIDVKNKDYGGDKYINGEIIPCTYPTYQPKQRRESKYESRRYERRRDGPPAEKRRPRQEASRSESNSG